The Astatotilapia calliptera chromosome 22, fAstCal1.2, whole genome shotgun sequence region gttcatctggacgtaactTTTtgagtgggagaaacgttttgtcactcgtTCAAGTgacaggtttccccaacctagACGGTTATTGGCGATCTGCAGTGTtgtgaaaaattgtttcctgtgttcctgattttttaattttatttattttgcatatttgccatatgcaaattttttttagataattaaacaaattttaatatttgacAGATATAACCCAACTaaatttaaaatgctgtttttaagaGATGATTTCTTTTCTTAGGAGAACAAAGCTAGCCGAAGTCTGCTGGAAttgtattaaaaacaaacaaagaaacaaaaactaattCTAAATCATTATTTAAATGTCATTAACCGCATATTTTGGAAAGTGGAGTTCAGTTTCTCTAGCAACACCCAAGCCTGATTACTGCCAaacctgttgaatcaagaaatcactcaaATATTGAGTGCCTGATTCTAAAATCAAGTAGgccaaaaaaaaagtccatgaTCTAAAGAAatagctgagaaacaaagtctgtGACATCTATCAGCCTGTTCCAGTGAAACACGGTGACAGCCATTATCCACTAATGAAGAAAACTTTGAACGAGGGGACCCTTCCCAGAAGTGAGcagcctaccaaaattactTCAAGAACACATCGATGACTCATCCGGGACCTcagtcacaaaagaacccagaacaccATCTAAAGAACTACAGGTCTCACTTGTCttagttaaggtcagagttcatgattcaacaataagaaagacacTGGGCAAAACAGTACCCATGGgaaaggagaaaaccactgcagaCCACAAAGGCTTATCTCacatttaccaaaaaacatCACCAAAGACTTTTGCGAAGGTATTCTGTGGTCTGATGAAAGAAACTgttttggaaggtttgagtcctgTTACATCTGATGTAAagctaacacagcatttcattaaaaaaaaaaacattgtaccAGCAGGAAAACATGGTGGTAGTAGTGTGACGATCTGGGGTTGCTTTGCTGCTTGAGGACCTGGAGAAGCTGGCATAATTTAGGGAACCACAAAATACGAATGCCCTGAAACTCAAGCTCACTTTGGTTACGCAGCAGGaaaatgacccaaaacacagcagcaagtccacctcttgCTGTTGTGCATGGtcaaaaacaggttttgcagtggcctagtcaaagtctgTACTTGAATCTGAGTTATTTtagcatgaccttaaacaggtTGTTTATGTTCAAAAACCTTGCCTTGTGTGttactgaattaaaacaattctgcaaataagagtgggccaaaattccttcaCATGTGATGTGAAAAACTCAATACCAGTTATCGCAAACACTTAATGgtgataacttaaaaaaaacaaaatgctcttttgtttttttttttttttttttacaaagataACATGTTACAAAGATAACATGAGTTATCTTTGTATAATATTAAAACTTGtatgatttaaaacatttaaatgtgaaaaatatgcaaaaaataaatctggaagggaacaaatactttttcacaaaaCTATATTTACATTGCTACAATAAAGAGAATGTTCTCAGTAAACAGGTTGACCTAAACATTTAATAGACTAAGAATTTAAATAATTGGTCTCATATaagcagcaaaaaaagaaagaatgcattgtgtattttgttctcTGTTTCAGGCTGCGGGTTTCTCCCACCTCACTGAGTTTGCACCCCCTCCTACCCCCATGGTGGACCATCTGGTCGCCTCCAACCCGTTTGACGATGACTTTGCATCCCCATCCAgacctggtggggcaggtggaCCAGGTGGTGCTCCATTTCTTCCCAGCCCAGGTGCCGGCGGAGGAGGTGGGTATGGAGGTGGAAGCAGAATGACTGGAGGTATGAACTTCATGGGAGGACCAGGAGGACCGGGCGGTGGCCAGCCTGGACGGAGGCCCCCATTCGGCCCTCCGTCTAATGCTGGACCCCACAACCAGCTAGGTTTTGGAATGCCTGGCTTTGGAGGTGGTGGGGGTGGAGGCGGTGGAGGTGGAGGCGGAGCGGGTGGCTTCCCTCCTGGTGGCCCCTCTCAGTTCAATATGCCACCCAGCTTTAGTCCACCTATGCATCCAGGGCCAGGATTCAATCCCATGTTGTCCCCAGGAGGTATGGGAGGACCTGGAGGAGGGGGGCCACCACACCCGCGATTTGGGATGCCTCCACAGCAGCACGGACAGGGTGGGCACCCATTTAACAGCCCTCCGTTACCTGGTGGTGGAGGCCCAAGGGGGCCCTTGCCTCCCATGGGAGGAGGTTTGGGTCCAGGGATGAACATGATGGGAGGCATGAGTGGTGGCCCGGGTGGCAATATGGTGGGAGGCTTGCCAGGAATGCCCCCTCAAGGACAGTTCCCGCCTTCACAGGATGGCCCTTACCCTGGCCCCAGCCCACCGGGGCCAGGCAACGAGGATGGAAAGAGCTTCGGTGGAGGTGGTGCACCACCTGGgcctcagcagcagcaacaacaacagcaacaacagcagcagcttaaCATGAATCCAAATGGCCCTCCTCCTAATAATACAACACCTGGGCCGCCTCCAAATTCTGGCCCACCTCAGCCTGGGGGTGGCTTCCCTGGCCACTCTGATGTCCAGCAGCCCAATGCCAGTACGCCTGTTCAGCCTCCGTCAGCACCACCACAGCCTAACCCCAACTCTTCTCCCACTGGTCCCTTGAATGGATCAGGTCAGCCCCAGCATCCAACACCAAGTCAGCTACAGCCCCCTAGCAATACAAACACCCCTAACTCTAACAACTCTacccagcagcagcaacagtcaACCCCACCTAACTCTGCACCAGGCTCCACCCCTTACAACCAACAGAACAGCACTACTGGTACTGGGGGTCCCATGTCAAATACAGCCACCAATTCAGGTCAGAACAACATGACCAACAACAATGGCGGTAACACTCCCGGCAGCAACCCAAATCCCCCCTCTAATTCTACATCAACTCCAAACACCCAGTCTCCCCTGCCTTCTGGCCCTGCTGCCCCCTCAACCGGGCCCGGCTCTGGCCCTGGAAAACTCGGCAGCTCTGGGATGATTTTCCCTTGCGGTCACTGCATGGCAGAAGTGCACGACGACCAAGACGCCATCCTTTGCGAGGCGTCGTGCCAGCGCTGGTTCCACCGCGACTGCACAGGCCTGACGGAACCAGCATATGGGCTGCTGACTCGAGAGAGCGCTGCTGTTTGGGCTTGTGACTTCTGCATCAAGACCAAGGACATCCAGGCAGTGTTTGTGCGCCAAGGATTAGGCCAGCTGGTGGCAGCCAATGAGAGCTGAGGAGTAGAAAAGAGAGAGCAGCACTGATTTGGGGCGCCTACAGACAAATAGAGAGACTGATCTAACTGAATGACCTGTGTGTGTCTTGTCAGCTACTTGCCCAGCTTTCTCTTGACTATCCCTTTACTTGTTCACTACACAGAGAAACGCGCTCATCGACTTTCATGCTTATATATAGCAC contains the following coding sequences:
- the pygo2 gene encoding pygopus homolog 2 isoform X2; this translates as MKSPEKKKARKSTAQAAGFSHLTEFAPPPTPMVDHLVASNPFDDDFASPSRPGGAGGPGGAPFLPSPGAGGGGGYGGGSRMTGGMNFMGGPGGPGGGQPGRRPPFGPPSNAGPHNQLGFGMPGFGGGGGGGGGGGGGAGGFPPGGPSQFNMPPSFSPPMHPGPGFNPMLSPGGMGGPGGGGPPHPRFGMPPQQHGQGGHPFNSPPLPGGGGPRGPLPPMGGGLGPGMNMMGGMSGGPGGNMVGGLPGMPPQGQFPPSQDGPYPGPSPPGPGNEDGKSFGGGGAPPGPQQQQQQQQQQQQLNMNPNGPPPNNTTPGPPPNSGPPQPGGGFPGHSDVQQPNASTPVQPPSAPPQPNPNSSPTGPLNGSGQPQHPTPSQLQPPSNTNTPNSNNSTQQQQQSTPPNSAPGSTPYNQQNSTTGTGGPMSNTATNSGQNNMTNNNGGNTPGSNPNPPSNSTSTPNTQSPLPSGPAAPSTGPGSGPGKLGSSGMIFPCGHCMAEVHDDQDAILCEASCQRWFHRDCTGLTEPAYGLLTRESAAVWACDFCIKTKDIQAVFVRQGLGQLVAANES
- the pygo2 gene encoding pygopus homolog 2 isoform X1 — protein: MAADSGRLQAGQGKRSRASQMKSPEKKKARKSTAQAAGFSHLTEFAPPPTPMVDHLVASNPFDDDFASPSRPGGAGGPGGAPFLPSPGAGGGGGYGGGSRMTGGMNFMGGPGGPGGGQPGRRPPFGPPSNAGPHNQLGFGMPGFGGGGGGGGGGGGGAGGFPPGGPSQFNMPPSFSPPMHPGPGFNPMLSPGGMGGPGGGGPPHPRFGMPPQQHGQGGHPFNSPPLPGGGGPRGPLPPMGGGLGPGMNMMGGMSGGPGGNMVGGLPGMPPQGQFPPSQDGPYPGPSPPGPGNEDGKSFGGGGAPPGPQQQQQQQQQQQQLNMNPNGPPPNNTTPGPPPNSGPPQPGGGFPGHSDVQQPNASTPVQPPSAPPQPNPNSSPTGPLNGSGQPQHPTPSQLQPPSNTNTPNSNNSTQQQQQSTPPNSAPGSTPYNQQNSTTGTGGPMSNTATNSGQNNMTNNNGGNTPGSNPNPPSNSTSTPNTQSPLPSGPAAPSTGPGSGPGKLGSSGMIFPCGHCMAEVHDDQDAILCEASCQRWFHRDCTGLTEPAYGLLTRESAAVWACDFCIKTKDIQAVFVRQGLGQLVAANES